A genomic window from Helicobacter pylori includes:
- a CDS encoding outer membrane protein, translating into MKKFVVFKTLCLSVVLGHSLLAAEGGADVQKQLEKPKEYKVVKGEKNAWYLGISYQVGQASQTVKNPPKSSEFNYPKFPVGKTDYLAVMQGLGLTVGYKQFFGEKRWFGARYYGFMDYGHAVFGANALTSDNGGVCELHEPCATKVGTMGNLSDMFTYGVGIDTLYNVINKEDASFGFFFGAQIAGNSWGNTTGAFLETKSPYKHTSYSLDPAIFQFLFNLGIRTHIGRHQEFDFGVKIPTINVYYFNHGNLSFTYRRQYSLYVGYRYNF; encoded by the coding sequence AGAAGGCGGTGCAGATGTGCAGAAGCAATTGGAAAAGCCAAAAGAGTATAAAGTAGTGAAGGGCGAGAAAAACGCTTGGTATCTGGGGATTAGCTATCAAGTCGGTCAGGCTTCCCAAACCGTTAAAAACCCCCCAAAAAGCAGTGAGTTTAACTACCCTAAATTCCCTGTGGGTAAAACCGATTATTTAGCCGTTATGCAAGGCTTGGGGCTTACTGTGGGTTATAAGCAGTTTTTTGGAGAAAAGCGTTGGTTTGGTGCACGCTATTATGGCTTTATGGATTATGGTCATGCCGTGTTTGGAGCGAATGCTTTGACTTCAGATAATGGCGGAGTGTGCGAGCTTCACGAACCGTGTGCGACCAAAGTAGGGACTATGGGCAATCTGTCTGACATGTTCACTTATGGTGTGGGTATTGACACTTTGTATAATGTCATCAATAAAGAAGATGCGAGTTTTGGGTTCTTTTTTGGAGCTCAAATTGCGGGTAACTCTTGGGGGAATACGACAGGGGCCTTTTTGGAAACCAAAAGCCCTTATAAGCACACCTCCTATAGCCTTGATCCGGCGATTTTCCAGTTCCTTTTTAATTTAGGGATTCGCACTCATATTGGTCGGCATCAAGAATTTGACTTTGGCGTGAAAATTCCTACCATTAATGTTTATTATTTTAATCATGGGAATTTGAGCTTTACCTACCGCCGTCAATACAGCCTTTATGTAGGGTATCGTTACAATTTCTAA
- a CDS encoding pyridoxal phosphate-dependent aminotransferase: MLYSSKIQSLSESTTIAISMLAKELKSQGKDILSFSAGEPDFDTPQAIKDAAIKALNDGFTKYTPVAGIPELLKAIAFKLKKENNLDYEPSEILVSNGAKQSLFNAIQALIEEGDEVIIPVPFWVTYPELVKYSGGVSKFIQTDEKSHFKITPKQLKDALSPKTKMLILTTPSNPTGMLYSRAELEALSEVLKETQIWVLSDEIYEKLIYKGEFVSCAAVNEEMKKRTITINGLSKSVAMTGWRIGYAASKDKKLVKLMNNLQSQCTSNINSITQMASIVALEGLVDKEIETMRQAFEKRCNLAHAKINTIEGLNALKPDGAFYLFIHIGSLCGGDSMQFCHELLEKEGVALVPGKAFGLEGYVRLSFACSEEQIEKGIERIARFVKSKG; the protein is encoded by the coding sequence ATGTTGTATTCCTCTAAAATCCAATCCCTTTCAGAATCCACGACGATCGCTATTAGCATGCTCGCTAAAGAATTAAAATCGCAAGGAAAAGATATTTTAAGTTTTTCAGCGGGCGAGCCTGATTTTGACACCCCACAAGCGATTAAAGATGCGGCCATAAAAGCCCTAAATGACGGCTTTACCAAATACACTCCGGTAGCTGGAATCCCTGAATTACTCAAAGCGATCGCTTTTAAATTAAAAAAAGAAAACAACTTGGATTATGAACCAAGCGAAATTTTAGTGAGTAATGGCGCTAAGCAAAGCTTGTTTAATGCGATTCAAGCCTTAATTGAAGAGGGCGATGAGGTGATTATCCCTGTGCCTTTTTGGGTAACTTACCCTGAGCTTGTGAAATACAGTGGGGGGGTGAGCAAATTCATTCAAACCGATGAAAAAAGCCATTTTAAAATCACCCCTAAACAGCTCAAAGACGCCTTAAGCCCCAAAACGAAAATGCTCATTCTCACCACTCCGTCAAACCCTACCGGTATGCTTTATAGTAGGGCGGAATTAGAGGCCTTAAGCGAAGTTTTAAAAGAGACTCAAATTTGGGTGCTTAGCGATGAAATTTATGAAAAACTTATTTATAAAGGCGAGTTTGTTTCTTGTGCGGCGGTGAATGAAGAGATGAAAAAGCGCACCATTACCATTAATGGTTTGAGCAAGTCAGTGGCGATGACAGGCTGGCGGATAGGCTATGCGGCGAGCAAGGATAAAAAATTAGTCAAATTGATGAATAACTTGCAAAGCCAATGCACTTCCAATATCAATTCCATCACGCAAATGGCTTCCATTGTGGCGCTTGAAGGGTTAGTGGATAAAGAAATTGAAACGATGCGTCAGGCTTTTGAAAAGCGTTGCAATTTAGCCCACGCAAAAATCAATACGATTGAAGGGTTGAATGCTTTAAAACCTGATGGGGCGTTTTATCTTTTTATCCATATCGGTAGCCTTTGTGGGGGGGATTCAATGCAGTTTTGCCATGAGTTATTGGAAAAAGAAGGCGTGGCGTTAGTGCCTGGAAAGGCTTTTGGTTTAGAAGGTTATGTCCGCTTGTCTTTTGCTTGCTCAGAAGAACAGATTGAAAAGGGGATCGAACGCATCGCTCGCTTTGTCAAATCAAAGGGATAA
- the xerH gene encoding tyrosine recombinase XerH, translated as MKHPLEELNDPIENLLLWIGRFLRYKCTSLSNSQVKDQNKVFECLNELNQACNLERLEKVCKKARSAGLLGINTYALPLLKFYEYAQKLSLKSLKNIDKVMLAEFLSIYTGGLSLATKKNYRIALLGLFSYIDKQNQDENEKSYIYNITLKNISGANQSAGNKLPTHLNSEELEKFLESIDTIEMSAKVRARNRLLIKIIVFTGMRSNEALQLKIKDFTLENGCYTILIKGKGDKYRAVMLKAFHIESLLKEWLIERELYPVKNDLLFCNQKGMALTQAYLYRQVERIINFAGLRREKNGAHMLRHSFATLLYQKRHDLILVQEALGHASLNTSRIYTHFDKQRLEEVASIWEES; from the coding sequence ATGAAACACCCCCTAGAAGAATTAAATGACCCAATAGAGAATCTTTTACTATGGATTGGGCGCTTTTTGCGTTACAAATGCACAAGCTTGTCTAATTCCCAAGTGAAAGACCAAAATAAGGTTTTTGAATGCTTGAATGAATTGAATCAAGCGTGCAATTTAGAGCGTTTAGAAAAAGTTTGCAAAAAAGCTCGCAGTGCTGGATTGCTGGGTATCAACACTTATGCACTGCCCCTACTCAAATTTTACGAATACGCTCAAAAGCTTTCTTTAAAATCGCTCAAAAATATAGACAAAGTCATGTTGGCTGAATTTTTGAGTATTTATACCGGAGGTTTGAGTTTAGCCACTAAGAAAAATTATAGGATTGCCCTACTAGGACTTTTTAGTTATATAGACAAGCAAAATCAAGATGAAAATGAAAAATCTTATATCTACAATATCACGCTTAAAAATATCAGCGGAGCGAATCAAAGCGCAGGCAACAAGCTCCCTACCCACTTAAATAGCGAAGAATTAGAAAAATTTTTAGAAAGCATTGATACCATAGAAATGTCCGCTAAAGTGCGCGCGAGAAACCGCCTACTCATTAAAATCATTGTTTTTACAGGCATGCGTTCTAATGAAGCCTTACAGCTTAAAATAAAGGATTTTACTTTAGAAAATGGCTGTTATACCATTTTGATTAAAGGTAAGGGCGATAAATACAGAGCGGTGATGCTCAAAGCTTTCCACATTGAAAGCCTTTTAAAGGAATGGCTCATAGAGAGGGAATTGTATCCTGTTAAAAATGATTTATTGTTTTGCAATCAAAAAGGCATGGCTTTAACGCAAGCGTATTTGTATAGGCAAGTGGAGCGAATCATCAATTTTGCAGGACTCAGGCGAGAGAAAAATGGGGCGCACATGTTAAGGCATTCTTTTGCAACCTTGCTCTATCAAAAACGCCATGACTTGATTTTAGTTCAAGAAGCTCTAGGGCATGCGAGCTTGAACACGAGCAGGATTTACACGCATTTTGACAAACAGCGTTTAGAAGAAGTGGCGAGTATTTGGGAAGAAAGTTAA
- a CDS encoding methylated-DNA--[protein]-cysteine S-methyltransferase — protein sequence MNLYHCYFKTPKSFPLKYLHLCANESHLLRLDFDRTNFSISMNTPLKLSVQALERYFLGQLFEFDVPLDLIGTPFQKQVWSVLLTIPYGKTKSYDEIAKLINNPKSYRAIGNANHNNPISLIVPCHRVVRKNGALGGYNGGIEVKKWLLEFERKNLNQHAKNFLIF from the coding sequence ATGAATCTATACCACTGCTATTTTAAGACCCCTAAGAGTTTCCCTTTAAAGTATTTGCATTTGTGCGCTAATGAGAGCCATTTATTGAGATTGGATTTTGATAGGACCAATTTTTCTATCTCTATGAATACCCCATTAAAACTCAGCGTTCAAGCCTTGGAGCGTTATTTCTTGGGACAACTTTTTGAATTTGATGTTCCTTTAGATTTGATAGGCACTCCTTTTCAAAAACAAGTTTGGTCTGTGCTATTAACTATCCCTTATGGCAAAACAAAAAGTTACGATGAAATCGCAAAACTCATTAATAACCCTAAATCTTATAGAGCTATTGGCAACGCTAATCACAATAACCCTATTTCTTTGATCGTGCCTTGTCATAGAGTGGTGCGTAAAAATGGTGCTTTAGGGGGGTATAATGGGGGCATAGAAGTCAAAAAGTGGCTGTTAGAATTTGAGCGTAAAAATTTAAACCAACACGCTAAAAACTTTTTAATTTTTTAA
- a CDS encoding sulfite exporter TauE/SafE family protein, protein MDIYGLYITIGLFTGILSGIFGIGGGMIIVPIMLATGHSFEESIGISILQMALSSFVGSVLNFKKKSLDFSLGLLIGAGGLVGASFSGLILKIVSSKILMVIFALLVVYSMIQFILKPKKKDAVADTKHQHLQGLKLFLIGALTGFFAITLGIGGGMLMVPLMHYFLGYDSKKCVALGLFFILFSSISGAFSLMYHHIINKEVLLAGAIVGLGSIMGVSIGIKWIMGLLNEKMHKALILGVYGLSLLIVLYKLFF, encoded by the coding sequence ATGGATATTTATGGGTTATACATAACAATAGGGCTATTTACGGGCATTCTATCAGGGATCTTTGGCATTGGCGGAGGAATGATCATTGTCCCTATCATGCTCGCAACCGGGCATTCTTTTGAAGAATCCATTGGCATTTCTATTTTGCAAATGGCGCTTTCATCGTTCGTGGGCTCTGTGTTGAATTTCAAAAAAAAGTCGCTTGATTTTTCTTTAGGCTTGTTGATAGGGGCAGGGGGGCTAGTGGGAGCGAGTTTTAGCGGACTGATTTTAAAAATTGTTTCCAGTAAAATTTTGATGGTTATTTTCGCTCTTTTAGTCGTGTACTCTATGATCCAATTTATCTTAAAACCCAAAAAAAAAGATGCCGTAGCAGACACCAAACACCAGCATTTGCAAGGTTTAAAATTATTTTTAATTGGCGCGCTCACAGGGTTTTTTGCCATCACTTTAGGCATTGGTGGGGGGATGCTCATGGTGCCTTTGATGCATTATTTTTTAGGGTATGACTCTAAAAAATGCGTGGCATTGGGGTTGTTTTTTATTTTGTTTTCTTCTATTTCGGGAGCTTTTTCTTTAATGTATCACCACATCATCAATAAAGAAGTGTTATTAGCAGGGGCCATTGTGGGTTTAGGCTCTATTATGGGCGTGAGTATTGGGATTAAATGGATCATGGGGCTTTTGAATGAAAAAATGCATAAAGCTTTGATTTTAGGGGTGTATGGTTTGTCGCTATTGATTGTTTTATACAAACTCTTTTTTTAA
- a CDS encoding Gfo/Idh/MocA family protein, with protein MLFAMIGSGGFIAPKHLQAIRDTGHFLDCSFNIHDSVGVLDEYFPQSEFFTNIEDFEKHLEQSKAMGKEINYLSVCTPTHTHFDYIRFGLKYGMHVICEKPLVLDPSEIQELKDLEVKYQKRVFSLLPLRLHCDTLALKEKIQSELEKNPSKVFDITLTYISVQGKWYFSSWRADVNKSGGLATQMGVNIFDTLLYLFGGVKDKIINREEPDCVCGILFLEHAKIRWFFSINPEHMGVAKEKVYHKMILEGEEVNLTQSFDNLYIESYKQILAQEGFGLDEATASIKLAYELRNLSLSEPNEDSHVLCCKNKTDQ; from the coding sequence ATGCTTTTTGCTATGATTGGTTCAGGGGGGTTTATCGCTCCCAAACACTTACAGGCTATTAGAGATACAGGGCATTTTTTGGATTGCTCTTTTAATATTCATGATAGTGTGGGGGTTTTAGATGAGTATTTCCCGCAATCAGAGTTTTTTACGAATATTGAAGATTTTGAAAAGCATTTAGAGCAATCTAAGGCTATGGGTAAAGAAATCAACTATTTGAGTGTTTGCACGCCCACGCACACGCATTTTGATTATATCCGTTTCGGGTTAAAATACGGCATGCATGTGATTTGTGAAAAACCTTTAGTTTTAGATCCTAGCGAAATACAGGAATTGAAAGATTTAGAGGTGAAATACCAAAAAAGGGTGTTTAGTCTTTTACCTTTGCGCTTGCATTGCGACACGCTGGCTTTAAAAGAAAAAATTCAAAGCGAATTGGAAAAAAACCCGAGCAAGGTTTTTGACATCACGCTCACTTATATCAGCGTTCAAGGGAAGTGGTATTTTTCTTCATGGCGAGCGGATGTGAATAAAAGTGGGGGGCTAGCCACTCAAATGGGAGTGAATATTTTTGATACTTTATTGTATTTGTTTGGAGGCGTTAAAGACAAAATCATCAATAGGGAAGAGCCTGATTGCGTGTGTGGGATACTCTTTTTAGAGCATGCTAAAATAAGATGGTTTTTTTCCATCAACCCAGAACACATGGGAGTGGCTAAAGAAAAGGTCTATCATAAAATGATCCTAGAGGGCGAAGAAGTCAATCTCACGCAGAGCTTTGATAATTTGTATATAGAAAGCTACAAACAGATTTTAGCTCAAGAGGGGTTTGGTTTAGATGAAGCTACGGCGTCTATCAAATTGGCTTATGAATTAAGAAACCTCTCTCTTAGCGAACCCAATGAAGATTCGCATGTTTTGTGTTGCAAGAACAAAACAGACCAATAA
- a CDS encoding ribonucleoside-diphosphate reductase subunit alpha, whose protein sequence is MITVVKRNGRIEPLDITKIQKYTKDATDNLEGVSQSELEVDARLQFRDKITTEEIQQTLIKTAVDKIDIDTPNWSFVASRLFLYDLYHKVSGFTGYRHLKEYFENAEEKGRILKGFKEKFDLEFLNSQIKPERDFQFNYLGIKTLYDRYLLKDANNYPIELPQHMFMSIAMFLAQNEQEPNKIALEFYEVLSKFEAMCATPTLANARTTKHQLSSCYIGSTPDNIEGIFDSYKEMALLSKYGGGIGWDFSLVRSIGSYIDGHKNASAGTIPFLKIANDVAIAVDQLGTRKGAIAVYLEIWHIDVMEFIDLRKNSGDERRRAHDLFPALWVCDLFMKRVLEDAMWTLFDPYECKDLSELYGQEFEKRYLEYEKDPKIIKEYINAKDLWKKILMNYFEAGLPFLAFKDNANRCNPNAHAGIIRSSNLCTEIFQNTAPNHYYMQIEYTDGTMDFFEEKQLVTTDNNITKCANKLTSTDILKGKQIYIATKIAKDGQTAVCNLASINLSKINTEEDIKRVVPIMVRLLDNVIDLNFYPNRKVKATNLQNRAIGLGVMGEAQMLAEHKIAWGSKEHLEKIDALMEQISYHAIDTSANLAKEKGVYKDFENSEWSKGIFPIDKANNEALKLTEKGLFNYACDWQGLREKVKTFGMRNGYLMAIAPTSSISILVGTTQTIEPIYKKKWFEENLSGLIPVVVPNLSVETWNFYTSAYDIDAKDLIKAAAVRQKWIDQGQSINVFLRIENASGKTLHEIYTLAWKLGLKSTYYLRSESPSIDEKSVLDRSVECFNCQ, encoded by the coding sequence TTGATTACGGTGGTTAAACGAAACGGGCGCATTGAGCCTTTGGACATTACAAAAATCCAAAAATACACTAAGGACGCTACGGACAATTTAGAGGGCGTGAGCCAAAGTGAGCTAGAAGTGGATGCAAGGTTGCAATTTAGAGACAAGATCACTACTGAAGAAATCCAACAAACTTTGATTAAAACCGCTGTGGATAAGATAGATATTGACACGCCTAATTGGAGCTTTGTCGCCTCAAGGCTTTTTTTGTATGATTTATACCATAAAGTGAGCGGTTTTACAGGTTATAGGCATTTAAAAGAGTATTTTGAAAACGCTGAAGAAAAGGGTCGTATCCTTAAGGGCTTTAAGGAAAAATTTGATCTAGAGTTTTTAAACAGCCAGATCAAGCCTGAAAGGGATTTTCAATTCAATTATTTGGGGATTAAAACCTTGTATGATCGCTATTTGTTGAAAGACGCTAACAATTACCCTATTGAATTGCCTCAACACATGTTCATGAGCATTGCAATGTTTTTAGCGCAAAACGAACAAGAACCTAACAAAATCGCTTTGGAATTTTATGAAGTTTTAAGCAAATTTGAAGCGATGTGCGCGACCCCCACTTTAGCGAACGCTCGCACCACCAAGCACCAGCTGAGCTCATGCTATATTGGCAGCACGCCGGATAATATTGAAGGGATTTTTGACAGCTATAAGGAAATGGCGTTATTATCCAAATACGGTGGGGGGATTGGCTGGGATTTTTCTTTAGTGCGATCTATCGGGAGCTATATTGATGGGCATAAAAATGCGAGCGCTGGCACGATCCCCTTTTTAAAAATCGCTAATGATGTGGCGATTGCAGTTGATCAATTAGGCACACGAAAGGGCGCGATTGCGGTGTATTTGGAAATCTGGCACATTGATGTGATGGAGTTCATTGATTTAAGGAAAAATAGCGGCGATGAAAGGCGAAGAGCGCATGATTTATTCCCGGCTCTTTGGGTGTGCGATTTGTTCATGAAAAGGGTTTTAGAAGACGCGATGTGGACTTTATTTGATCCTTATGAGTGTAAGGATCTCTCTGAACTTTATGGGCAAGAATTTGAAAAACGCTATTTAGAGTATGAAAAAGATCCTAAAATCATTAAAGAATACATTAACGCTAAAGATTTATGGAAAAAAATCTTGATGAATTATTTTGAAGCCGGTTTGCCTTTCTTGGCTTTTAAAGATAATGCTAATCGGTGCAATCCAAACGCTCATGCAGGAATTATTCGATCGTCTAATTTATGCACGGAGATCTTTCAAAATACTGCGCCTAATCATTACTACATGCAAATAGAATACACCGATGGCACGATGGATTTTTTTGAAGAAAAGCAGTTGGTAACCACAGATAATAACATCACTAAATGCGCCAACAAGCTCACCAGTACGGATATTCTTAAAGGCAAACAAATTTATATCGCTACTAAAATCGCCAAAGATGGGCAAACGGCGGTGTGTAATTTAGCGAGCATCAATTTAAGCAAGATCAACACTGAAGAAGACATTAAAAGAGTCGTGCCGATCATGGTCAGGCTTTTAGACAATGTGATTGATTTGAATTTCTACCCTAACCGCAAAGTCAAAGCCACCAATTTGCAAAATAGAGCCATAGGGTTGGGGGTTATGGGTGAAGCGCAAATGCTCGCAGAACACAAAATCGCTTGGGGGTCTAAAGAGCATTTAGAAAAAATTGACGCTTTAATGGAGCAAATCAGCTACCATGCGATTGACACGAGCGCGAATTTAGCGAAAGAAAAAGGGGTTTATAAGGATTTTGAAAATTCAGAATGGAGTAAGGGGATTTTCCCTATTGACAAAGCCAATAATGAAGCCTTAAAACTCACTGAAAAAGGGCTTTTTAACTACGCTTGCGATTGGCAGGGTTTGAGAGAGAAAGTCAAAACTTTTGGCATGCGTAATGGCTATTTAATGGCGATCGCTCCTACTAGCTCTATTTCTATTTTAGTGGGCACAACCCAAACGATTGAACCCATTTATAAGAAAAAGTGGTTTGAAGAAAATTTGAGCGGGCTAATTCCTGTGGTTGTGCCTAATTTAAGCGTAGAAACTTGGAATTTTTACACATCAGCCTATGATATTGACGCTAAAGATTTGATTAAAGCCGCAGCCGTGCGCCAAAAATGGATCGATCAAGGCCAAAGTATTAATGTGTTTTTACGCATAGAAAACGCCAGCGGTAAAACCTTGCATGAAATCTACACGCTCGCTTGGAAATTAGGGTTAAAATCCACTTATTATTTGCGCAGCGAAAGCCCTAGCATTGATGAAAAAAGCGTGTTGGATCGCTCGGTGGAGTGTTTTAATTGCCAATAA
- the glmU gene encoding bifunctional UDP-N-acetylglucosamine diphosphorylase/glucosamine-1-phosphate N-acetyltransferase GlmU — protein MLSVIILAAGKGTRMHSSLPKTLHTLCGEPMLFYILEVVFSISNDVHLILHHQQERIKEAVLKRFKGVVFHTQIVEKYSGTGGAIMQEDKTPILTQHERILILNADMPLITKDALTPLLKSHNNAIGLLHLADPKGYGRVILENHQVKKIVEEKDANDGEKAIKSVNAGVYFFERKFLEKYLQKLHNQNAQKEYYLTDLVALGIKGNETIDAIFLEEESFLGVNCQTERAKAEEIMLERLRKNAMDLGVVMQLPKSIYLEKSVSFKGECVLEQGVRLSGNCLIENAHIKAYSVIEESQIINSSVGPFAHARPKSVICDSHVGNFVETKNAKLQGTKAGHLSYLGDCEIGKNTNVGAGVITCNYDGKKKHQTIIGENVFIGSDSQLVAPITIGSNVLIGSGTTITKDIPSGSLSLSRAPQTNIENGYFKFFKKP, from the coding sequence ATGCTTTCTGTGATCATACTAGCCGCTGGAAAAGGCACTCGCATGCACTCTAGCCTGCCTAAGACTTTGCACACTCTTTGCGGGGAGCCTATGTTGTTTTATATTTTAGAAGTGGTTTTTTCAATCAGTAACGATGTGCATCTTATCTTGCACCACCAACAAGAACGCATTAAAGAAGCGGTTTTAAAGCGTTTTAAGGGAGTGGTTTTCCACACTCAAATCGTGGAAAAATATTCAGGGACAGGTGGGGCTATCATGCAAGAAGACAAAACGCCCATTCTTACCCAACATGAGCGGATTTTAATCTTGAATGCAGACATGCCTTTAATCACTAAAGACGCTTTAACCCCCTTATTGAAAAGCCACAATAACGCCATAGGATTATTGCATTTGGCTGACCCTAAAGGTTATGGGCGCGTTATTTTAGAAAACCATCAAGTTAAAAAGATTGTAGAAGAAAAGGACGCTAATGATGGAGAAAAAGCCATTAAAAGCGTGAACGCTGGCGTGTATTTTTTTGAAAGAAAGTTTTTAGAAAAATACTTGCAAAAACTTCATAACCAAAACGCCCAAAAAGAATACTACCTTACGGATTTAGTCGCTCTGGGTATTAAGGGGAATGAAACAATTGACGCCATTTTTTTAGAAGAAGAGTCTTTTTTAGGGGTGAATTGCCAAACAGAAAGAGCAAAGGCTGAAGAAATCATGCTAGAAAGACTGCGAAAAAACGCTATGGATTTGGGGGTAGTGATGCAATTACCCAAGAGTATTTACTTAGAAAAAAGCGTGAGTTTTAAGGGGGAGTGTGTTTTAGAACAAGGGGTGCGTTTGAGCGGGAATTGTTTGATAGAAAACGCGCATATTAAAGCTTATAGCGTGATAGAAGAGAGCCAAATTATTAACAGCAGTGTGGGGCCGTTTGCCCATGCGCGCCCTAAAAGCGTGATTTGTGATAGCCATGTGGGGAATTTTGTAGAGACGAAAAACGCTAAACTTCAAGGCACTAAAGCAGGGCATTTGAGCTATTTGGGGGATTGTGAGATAGGGAAAAACACAAATGTAGGGGCTGGCGTGATCACTTGCAATTATGATGGCAAAAAGAAACACCAAACGATCATCGGTGAAAATGTCTTTATAGGGAGCGATAGCCAGCTAGTTGCGCCCATAACTATCGGCTCTAATGTTTTAATTGGCAGCGGCACCACCATCACTAAAGACATTCCTAGCGGTTCTTTAAGCCTTTCGCGTGCCCCTCAAACCAACATTGAAAACGGGTATTTTAAGTTTTTTAAAAAGCCTTAA
- the fliP gene encoding flagellar type III secretion system pore protein FliP (The bacterial flagellar biogenesis protein FliP forms a type III secretion system (T3SS)-type pore required for flagellar assembly.) — MRFFIFFILICPLICPLMSADSALPSVNLSLNAPNDPKQLVTTLNVIALLTLLVLAPSLILVMTSFTRLIVVFSFLRTALGTQQTPPTQILVSLSLILTFFIMEPSLKKAYDTGIKPYMDKKISYTEAFEKSALPFKEFMLKNTREKDLALFFRIRNLPNPKTPDDVSLSVLIPAFMISELKTAFQIGFLLYLPFLVIDMVISSILMAMGMMMLPPVMISLPFKILVFILVDGFNLLTENLVASFKMV; from the coding sequence TTGCGTTTTTTCATTTTTTTCATTCTCATTTGCCCTTTAATATGCCCTTTAATGAGCGCTGATAGTGCACTACCTAGCGTCAATCTCTCTTTAAACGCCCCCAATGATCCCAAGCAACTCGTAACCACTCTTAATGTCATCGCTTTACTCACGCTTTTAGTTTTAGCCCCATCGTTGATTTTAGTGATGACGAGTTTCACCCGTTTGATCGTGGTGTTTTCTTTTTTAAGGACCGCTTTAGGCACGCAACAAACCCCACCCACTCAAATTTTAGTCTCACTCTCTTTGATATTGACTTTTTTCATCATGGAGCCTAGCTTGAAAAAGGCTTATGACACAGGGATCAAACCCTATATGGATAAAAAGATTTCTTACACCGAAGCGTTTGAAAAAAGCGCTCTGCCTTTTAAAGAGTTTATGCTTAAAAACACACGAGAAAAGGATCTAGCCCTTTTTTTTAGGATCAGAAACCTGCCTAACCCCAAAACCCCTGATGATGTGAGTTTGAGCGTTTTAATCCCGGCGTTTATGATAAGCGAATTGAAAACAGCGTTTCAAATCGGCTTTTTACTCTACTTGCCTTTTTTGGTGATTGATATGGTTATCAGCTCTATTTTAATGGCGATGGGTATGATGATGCTCCCGCCTGTAATGATTTCTTTACCCTTTAAAATTCTAGTGTTTATTTTAGTGGATGGGTTTAATTTATTGACCGAAAATTTAGTAGCGAGTTTTAAAATGGTGTAG